A window of the Brassica napus cultivar Da-Ae chromosome C5, Da-Ae, whole genome shotgun sequence genome harbors these coding sequences:
- the LOC106399593 gene encoding phospholipase A1-Igamma1, chloroplastic-like: protein MATIPSHNLLLPNPTINQSAHSLSFKPQSTLLNFPARSSPAAVTRAVSRTDGASISSRLEPVEKYEITAAGDVRRRDREAKETKSLRDTWRKIQGEDDWAGLMDPMDPVLRSELIRYGEMAQACYDAFDFDPFSRYCGSCRFTRKKLFDSLGIFDSGYEAARYLYATSNINLPNFFSKSRWSKVWSKNANWMGYVAVSDDSEATRHRLGRRDIAIAWRGTVTQLEWIADLKDFLKPVSGNGFRCRDPAVKAESGFLDLYTDKDTSCNFSKFSAREQLLTEVKRLVERYGDEEGGDLSITVTGHSLGGALAVLSAYDVAEMGLNRTKNGKVVPVTVFTYSAPRVGNIRFKERMEELGVKVLRVVNKHDVVPKSPGLFLNEHAPHALKQLAGGLPWCYCHVGEKLALDHQNSPFLKPSVDISTAHNLEALLHLLDGYHGKGQRFVLSSGRDPALVNKASDFLKDHFMVPPYWRQDANKGMVRHTDGRWIQPDRIRAEDHHAPDIHHLLTQLHHPS, encoded by the exons ATGGCTACCATTCCTTCCCACAACCTTCTTCTTCCTAACCCCACGATCAACCAATCAGCTCACTCTCTTTCCTTTAAACCACAATCTACTCTTCTCAATTTCCCTGCGAGATCATCTCCGGCGGCCGTCACGAGGGCTGTGTCGAGAACCGACGGAGCTTCAATATCCTCAAGGCTCGAGCCGGTGGAAAAATATGAGATCACGGCGGCGGGGGATGTTCGCCGGCGGGATAGAGAGGCTAAAGAAACAAAGAGTTTGAGGGACACGTGGAGGAAGATCCAAGGGGAAGATGATTGGGCCGGGCTAATGGATCCGATGGACCCTGTTCTAAGATCAGAGCTGATCCGCTACGGAGAAATGGCCCAGGCCTGTTACGACGCTTTCGATTTCGATCCGTTCTCGAGATACTGTGGAAGCTGCAGGTTCACGCGCAAAAAGCTCTTCGACTCGCTCGGAATATTCGACTCCGGCTACGAGGCGGCGCGTTACCTCTACGCGACGTCGAACATCAATCTCCCCAACTTCTTCTCGAAATCGAGATGGTCCAAGGTGTGGAGCAAGAACGCCAACTGGATGGGATACGTCGCCGTCTCCGACGACAGCGAAGCCACGCGCCACCGTCTCGGACGCCGCGACATCGCGATCGCGTGGAGAGGCACCGTCACGCAGCTCGAGTGGATAGCGGATCTCAAGGACTTCCTCAAACCGGTATCCGGAAACGGATTCCGGTGCCGGGACCCGGCCGTTAAAGCCGAGTCCGGGTTCCTGGATCTCTACACGGACAAAGACACGTCGTGCAACTTCTCGAAGTTCTCGGCGAGGGAGCAGCTTCTCACGGAGGTGAAGCGGCTGGTGGAGAGATACGGCGACGAGGAGGGGGGCGATCTGAGCATCACGGTGACCGGACACAGCCTCGGCGGTGCGTTGGCGGTGCTGAGCGCGTACGACGTGGCGGAGATGGGGCTGAACAGGACGAAGAATGGGAAGGTTGTTCCGGTGACGGTGTTCACGTACAGCGCTCCGCGGGTTGGGAACATTCGGTTCAAGGAGAGGATGGAGGAGCTGGGAGTGAAGGTGCTGAGGGTGGTGAACAAACACGACGTCGTCCCGAAATCGCCGGGGCTGTTCTTGAACGAACACGCGCCCCACGCGCTTAAGCAGTTGGCGGGAGGGTTGCCGTGGTGTTACTGCCACGTGGGGGAGAAGCTAGCGTTGGATCACCAGAACTCGCCGTTTCTAAAGCCGTCCGTTGATATTTCCACGGCTCATAACTTGGAAGCTCTTCTCCATCTACTTGACGG GTATCATGGGAAAGGACAGAGATTCGTGTTATCAAGTGGGAGAGATCCAGCGTTAGTGAACAAAGCGTCTGATTTCTTGAAAGACCATTTTATGGTACCTCCTTATTGGCGACAAGATGCAAACAAAGGAATGGTTAGGCACACTGATGGCCGTTGGATTCAACCAGATCGCATCCGTGCAGAGGACCACCATGCTCCtgacattcatcatcttctcacCCAACTCCATCACCCTTCATAA
- the LOC106399592 gene encoding probable galacturonosyltransferase 6 isoform X1, whose product MNQIRRWQRILFLSLLSISVLAPLVFVSNRLKTITPVGRREFIEELSNFRYRTNDLRLNAVEHEDGQGLKGPRLILYKDGEEFNSSVKDGKEKTTNIDGNNHKYREEKVLIDSQQTTLSSDSKDQNLTVNQLANKTEFKPPLSKGEKNTKVHQSDRATDMKIKEIRDKIIQAKAYLNFAPPGSNSQIVKELRTRMRELERAVGDVTKDKDLSKGALRRLKPLEATLYKASRVFNNCPAIATKLRAMNYNTEELVQAQKNQASFLMHLAARTTPKGQHCLSMRLTSEYFALDPEKSQMPNQEKFNDPSLNHYVVFSDNVLASAVVANSTIASSKEPEKIVFHVVTDSLNYPAISMWFLLNIQSVAAIQILNIDDMDVLPSDYDQLLMKQNSNDPRFISTLNHARFYLPDIFPGLNKMVLFDHDVVVQRDLSRLWSIDMKGKVVGAVETCKEGEPSFHLMSTFINFSDAWVSGKFSPKACTWAFGMNLVDLEEWRRRKLTSTYIKYFNMGTKRPLWKAGSLPIGWLTFYRQTIPLDKRWHVMGLGRELGIKTVDIEQAAVIHYDGIMKPWLDIGIEKYKRYWNRHVPYYHSYLQQCNIHA is encoded by the exons ATGAATCAAATTCGTCGATGGCAGAGGATTCTCTTCCTCTCCCTGCTATCGATCTCCGTGTTGGCTCCTCTCGTTTTCGTCTCGAATCGGCTTAAAACCATCACTCCCGTTg GTCGGAGAGAATTTATCGAAGAACTATCCAACTTT AGATACAGGACTAATGACCTTAGGCTTAACGCTGTCGAACAT GAAGATGGACAAGGCTTGAAGGGGCCAAGGCTCATTCTCTACAAGGATGGGGAGGAGTTTAATTCTTCAGTTAAGGATGGGAAAGAGAAAACTACAAATATTGATG GCAATAATCATAAATACAGGGAAGAAAAGGTACTAATTGATTCACAGCAGACGACACTAAGCTCTGATTCCAAG GATCAAAATTTAACAGTTAATCAGCTTGCTAATAAAACGGAGTTCAAGCCCCCATTATCCAAGGGTGAAAAGAACACAAAGGTTCATCAGTCTGATAGAGCAACAGATATGAAGATAAAAGAGATCAGAGACAAAATTATACAAGCCAAGGCCTACCTGAATTTTGCCCCGCCTGGAAGTAACTCTCAGATTGTGAAGGAGTTGAGAACTCGAATGAGAGAGCTGGAACGGGCTGTTGGTGATGTCACAAAGGATAAAGATTTGTCAAAGGG CGCGCTTCGTAGGTTGAAGCCACTGGAAGCTACATTATACAAGGCTAGTCGTGTCTTTAACAATTGCCCTGCCATTGCTACCAAACTCCGTGCCATGAATTATAACACAGAAGAACTAGTTCAGGCGCAGAAAAATCAAGCATCATTTCTAATGCACCTTGCTGCAAGGACCACCCCAAAAGGTCAACACTGCCTCTCCATGCGGTTGACGTCGGAGTACTTTGCCTTGGATCCTGAAAAAAGTCAGATGCCTAACCAGGAAAAGTTCAATGATCCTAGTCTCAATCATTATGTTGTCTTCTCTGACAATGTTCTGGCTTCTGCAGTCGTTGCTAACTCTACAATAGCTTCTTCAAAG GAACCGGAAAAAATAGTATTCCATGTCGTGACTGATTCACTTAATTACCCAGCAATCTCAATGTGGTTTCTGCTTAACATCCAAAGTGTAGCTGCTATCCAAATCCTAAACATTGATGATATGGATGTCCTGCCTTCAGATTATGATCAGTTGCTGATGAAGCAAAACTCCAATGACCCAAGATTCATTTCTACCCTCAATCACGCACGCTTCTATCTCCCAGATATATTCCCGGGTTTGAATAAGATGGTACTCTTTGACCATGATGTAGTTGTTCAACGAGATCTAAGTAGACTATGGAGCATTGATATGAAAGGGAAGGTGGTTGGTGCTGTAGAGACTTGTAAAGAAGGCGAACCTTCATTCCACTTAATGAGCACATTTATTAACTTCTCAGACGCATGGGTCTCTGGGAAATTCAGTCCTAAAGCTTGCACGTGGGCGTTTGGGATGAATCTAGTTGATCTCGAAGAATGGAGAAGACGGAAGTTGACTTCTACATACATTAAATACTTCAACATG GGAACAAAGAGACCTTTGTGGAAAGCTGGAAGCTTACCAATAGGGTGGTTGACTTTCTATAGGCAAACAATACCGTTGGACAAGAGATGGCATGTGATGGGGTTAGGACGCGAATTAGGCATCAAAACGGTTGACATTGAACAAGCCGCGGTTATACACTACGATGGGATCATGAAGCCGTGGTTGGATATTGgaatagagaaatacaaacgTTACTGGAACAGACATGTCCCTTACTATCACTCCTACTTGCAACAGTGCAACATTCACGCTTGA
- the LOC106399597 gene encoding photosystem II reaction center W protein, chloroplastic-like, whose product MASFTSSVTCPTLLLKPSVTASSTETVYGLPSMIRRSSGVKCSMETNQPKKEKNSTPVFSAVGVMLTAVMSSSPAMALVDERMSTEGTGLPFGLSNNLLGWILLGVFGLIWAIYFNYVSSLDEDDDSGLSL is encoded by the exons ATGGCAAGCTTCACTTCCTCCGTTACATGTCCTACACTTCTTCTCAAGCCTTCAGTCACAGCTAGCTCCACCGAGACTGTATATG GTCTTCCAAGCATGATTAGGAGAAGCAGTGGAGTGAAATGCTCGATGGAGACAAACCAGCCGAAGAAAGAGAAGAACTCAACGCCAGTTTTCTCCGCGGTGGGGGTTATGTTGACAGCTGTGATGAGTAGTAGCCCAGCAATGGCGTTAGTGGACGAGAGGATGTCAACGGAAGGAACAGGACTACCTTTTGGTCTGAGCAATAACCTGTTAGGTTGGATTCTGTTGGGCGTGTTTGGTTTGATATGGGCTATTTACTTTAACTACGTTTCGTCTCTCGATGAGGATGATGATTCTGGTCTTTCCCTCTGA
- the LOC106399592 gene encoding probable galacturonosyltransferase 6 isoform X2, whose translation MGRSLILQLRMGKRKLQILMVGNNHKYREEKVLIDSQQTTLSSDSKDQNLTVNQLANKTEFKPPLSKGEKNTKVHQSDRATDMKIKEIRDKIIQAKAYLNFAPPGSNSQIVKELRTRMRELERAVGDVTKDKDLSKGALRRLKPLEATLYKASRVFNNCPAIATKLRAMNYNTEELVQAQKNQASFLMHLAARTTPKGQHCLSMRLTSEYFALDPEKSQMPNQEKFNDPSLNHYVVFSDNVLASAVVANSTIASSKEPEKIVFHVVTDSLNYPAISMWFLLNIQSVAAIQILNIDDMDVLPSDYDQLLMKQNSNDPRFISTLNHARFYLPDIFPGLNKMVLFDHDVVVQRDLSRLWSIDMKGKVVGAVETCKEGEPSFHLMSTFINFSDAWVSGKFSPKACTWAFGMNLVDLEEWRRRKLTSTYIKYFNMGTKRPLWKAGSLPIGWLTFYRQTIPLDKRWHVMGLGRELGIKTVDIEQAAVIHYDGIMKPWLDIGIEKYKRYWNRHVPYYHSYLQQCNIHA comes from the exons ATGGGGAGGAGTTTAATTCTTCAGTTAAGGATGGGAAAGAGAAAACTACAAATATTGATGGTTG GCAATAATCATAAATACAGGGAAGAAAAGGTACTAATTGATTCACAGCAGACGACACTAAGCTCTGATTCCAAG GATCAAAATTTAACAGTTAATCAGCTTGCTAATAAAACGGAGTTCAAGCCCCCATTATCCAAGGGTGAAAAGAACACAAAGGTTCATCAGTCTGATAGAGCAACAGATATGAAGATAAAAGAGATCAGAGACAAAATTATACAAGCCAAGGCCTACCTGAATTTTGCCCCGCCTGGAAGTAACTCTCAGATTGTGAAGGAGTTGAGAACTCGAATGAGAGAGCTGGAACGGGCTGTTGGTGATGTCACAAAGGATAAAGATTTGTCAAAGGG CGCGCTTCGTAGGTTGAAGCCACTGGAAGCTACATTATACAAGGCTAGTCGTGTCTTTAACAATTGCCCTGCCATTGCTACCAAACTCCGTGCCATGAATTATAACACAGAAGAACTAGTTCAGGCGCAGAAAAATCAAGCATCATTTCTAATGCACCTTGCTGCAAGGACCACCCCAAAAGGTCAACACTGCCTCTCCATGCGGTTGACGTCGGAGTACTTTGCCTTGGATCCTGAAAAAAGTCAGATGCCTAACCAGGAAAAGTTCAATGATCCTAGTCTCAATCATTATGTTGTCTTCTCTGACAATGTTCTGGCTTCTGCAGTCGTTGCTAACTCTACAATAGCTTCTTCAAAG GAACCGGAAAAAATAGTATTCCATGTCGTGACTGATTCACTTAATTACCCAGCAATCTCAATGTGGTTTCTGCTTAACATCCAAAGTGTAGCTGCTATCCAAATCCTAAACATTGATGATATGGATGTCCTGCCTTCAGATTATGATCAGTTGCTGATGAAGCAAAACTCCAATGACCCAAGATTCATTTCTACCCTCAATCACGCACGCTTCTATCTCCCAGATATATTCCCGGGTTTGAATAAGATGGTACTCTTTGACCATGATGTAGTTGTTCAACGAGATCTAAGTAGACTATGGAGCATTGATATGAAAGGGAAGGTGGTTGGTGCTGTAGAGACTTGTAAAGAAGGCGAACCTTCATTCCACTTAATGAGCACATTTATTAACTTCTCAGACGCATGGGTCTCTGGGAAATTCAGTCCTAAAGCTTGCACGTGGGCGTTTGGGATGAATCTAGTTGATCTCGAAGAATGGAGAAGACGGAAGTTGACTTCTACATACATTAAATACTTCAACATG GGAACAAAGAGACCTTTGTGGAAAGCTGGAAGCTTACCAATAGGGTGGTTGACTTTCTATAGGCAAACAATACCGTTGGACAAGAGATGGCATGTGATGGGGTTAGGACGCGAATTAGGCATCAAAACGGTTGACATTGAACAAGCCGCGGTTATACACTACGATGGGATCATGAAGCCGTGGTTGGATATTGgaatagagaaatacaaacgTTACTGGAACAGACATGTCCCTTACTATCACTCCTACTTGCAACAGTGCAACATTCACGCTTGA